A portion of the Equus quagga isolate Etosha38 chromosome 17, UCLA_HA_Equagga_1.0, whole genome shotgun sequence genome contains these proteins:
- the ACCS gene encoding 1-aminocyclopropane-1-carboxylate synthase-like protein 1: protein MFALPEKESRAPSTCPGPASTQDLDSNCGDGLERECSRKPDKKLPELYGVGDPTAGFSSNSSHLSSRGGIIKWFWDSAEAGYRTYHMDEYDEDKNPSGIINLGTSENKLCFDLLSKRLSQSDMLRVEPALLQYPDWRGHLFLREEVARFLSFYCKSPAPLHAENVVVLNGCASVFSALATVLCEVGEAFLIPAPYYGAITQHVCLYGNVRLVSVYLDSEVTGPDTHPFQLTVEKLEVALQGANSQGIKVKGLILINPQNPLGDIYSPAELQEFLEFAKRHELHVMVDEVYMLSVFEESVGYRSVLSLERLPDPQRTHVMWATSKDFGMSGLRFGTLYTENRDVATAVASLCRYHGLSGLVQHQMAQLLRDRDWINQVYLPENHARLKAAHTYVAGELRALGIPFLSRGAGFFIWADLRKYLPEGSFEEERRLWRRFLDHKVLVSFGKAFECKEPGWFRLVFSDKAHRLCLGMQRVRQVLEGKSQVAEDPPACQTQEPRDRHR, encoded by the exons ATGTTTGCCCTCCCTGAGAAGGAATCCAGGGCACCATCCACCTGTCCGGGCCCAGCCTCCACACAGGACCTGGACAGTAACTGTGGGGATGGTCTGGAAAGAGAATGTTCTAGAAAGCCAGACAAGAAGCTGCCGGAGCTCTACGGAGTGGGTGATCCCACCGCCGGGTTCTCCTCCAACAGCTCCCACCTGTCCTCTAGAGGAGGCATCATTAAATGGTTCTGGGACTCAGCTGAGGCCGGCTACAGGACCTACCACATGGATGAGTACGATGAGGATAAGAACCCCAGT GGCATCATTAACTTGGGCACCAGTGAGAACAAACTCTGCTTTGACCTGCTGTCCAAGAGG ctgAGTCAGAGCGACATGCTGCGGGTGGAGCCGGCCCTGCTGCAGTACCCTGACTGGAGGGGGCATCTCTT CCTCCGGGAGGAAGTGGCCAGGTTCCTGTCTTTCTACTGCAAGAGCCCGGCGCCCCTTCATGCGGAGAAT GTGGTTGTTCTGAACGGCTGtgcctctgtcttctctgctctGGCCACGGTGCTGTGTGAGGTCGGGG AGGCTTTCCTGATCCCTGCCCCTTACTATGGAGCCATCACACAGCACGTCTGTCTCTATGGCAACGTCCGACTGGTCTCTGTCTATCTGGACAGTGAG GTCACTGGGCCAGATACACACCCCTTCCAGCTCACAGTGGAGAAGCTGGAGGTGGCCCTGCAAGGAGCTAATTCTCAG GGTATAAAGGTCAAAGGCCTCATCCTCATCAACCCCCAGAACCCTCTGGGCGACATCTACTCCCCAGCGGAGCTTCAGGAGTTCCTGGAGTTTGCCAAGAG GCACGAGCTGCACGTGATGGTGGATGAAGTCTACATGCTCTCCGTGTTTGAGGAGTCAGTTGGGTACCGCAGTGTCCTAAGCCTGGAAAG GTTGCCGGACCCCCAAAGGACCCACGTGATGTGGGCCACCAGCAAG GACTTCGGGATGTCCGGGCTCCGCTTTGGCACGCTGTACACAGAAAACCGCGACGTGGCCACTGCGGTGGCTTCCCTCTGCCGCTACCACGGCCTCAGTGGCTTGGTCCAGCACCAGATGGCACAGCTGCTCCGGGATCGCG ACTGGATCAACCAGGTGTACCTGCCAGAGAACCACGCCCGGCTCAAGGCTGCCCACACCTATGTCGCGGGAGAGCTCAGGGCCCTGGGGATCCCCTTCCTGAGTCGTGGGGCAGGCTTCTTCATCTGGGCTGACTTGAGGAAG tACCTGCCCGAGGGCAGCTTCGAGGAGGAAAGGCGGCTCTGGCGCCGCTTTTTGGACCACAAGGTGCTGGTGTCCTTTGGCAAGGCCTTCGAGTGTAAAGAGCCTGGCTGGTTCCGCCTGGTCTTCTCGGACAAGGCCCACCGGCTTTGCCTGG GGATGCAGAGGGTCCGGCAGGTGCTCGAGGGCAAATCCCAGGTGGCAGAAGACCCCCCAGCCTGTCAGACCCAGGAGCCGAGGGATCGGCACAGGTGA
- the ACCSL gene encoding probable inactive 1-aminocyclopropane-1-carboxylate synthase-like protein 2: MDETRDGEGSSQPVEAKTKAQGMSHQSDVLPCDQLRDQVIGNQSSHTQLMETLLHLRQTVDDCITQLTTRPPQLDLPLEEQRHNQATGEQEAFLRQVVNFLQSGAMWGLGLQAPHPTLGPRDDAGGGQQAQLSRQLDQLVYQLSHLEVAFVSRDLSNHGTDISAFERSKFQDFKTYQGDKYHEDKNTMGFINLGVSENKLCTDLMTERLSRSDMNHLEDALLQYSDQRGQPFLREEVARFLTCYCKSPARLDPENVVVLSGCCSVFSALATVLCDPGEALLTPTPFFGGLVVGSYLYSKVELLPVHLDSEITDGSARPFQLTVDKLEQALLEATLKGKKVRGLLLINPQNPLGDVYSRDSLEEYLEFAKRYNLHVIIDEIYMLSVFDDSVTFHSVLSMESLPDPNRTHVIWGTSKDFGISGFRFGALYTHNKEVVSAVSCFGFLSGISGITQYKLCRLLQDREWIDKVYLPTNHSRLKAAHRYITNKLKALKIPFLNRGSGLYVWMNLKEYLQPCTFEEELLLHHRFLGNKLILSPGKTYMCKEPGWFRLVFSDKPLPLKLAMHRFYEVLAEQKRDLRVKQLEDPQKE; the protein is encoded by the exons GTTCCAGCCAGCCTGTCGAGGCCAAAACAAAGGCCCAGGGTATGAGTCACCAATCAGACGTCCTGCCCTGTGACCAGCTGAGGGACCAGGTCATCGGAAACCAGAGCAGCCACACCCAGCTGATGGAGACGCTGCTGCACCTGCGGCAGACCGTAGACGATTGTATCACACAGCTGACGACCAGGCCCCCACAGCTGGACCTGCCGCTGGAGGAGCAGAGGCACAATCAGGCCACCGGGGAGCAGGAAGCCTTCCTGCGCCAGGTGGTCAACTTCCTCCAGTCTGGGGCCATGTGGGGCCTGGGGCTCCAAGCGCCTCACCCTACCCTGGGCCCTAGGGATGATGCTGGAGGCGGGCAGCAGGCACAGCTGTCCAGGCAGCTTGACCAGCTAGTTTACCAACTGAGTCATCTGGAAGTTGCATTTGTCAGCCGTGACCTGTCCAACCATGGGACTGACATCTCTGCCTTCGAGCGCTCCAAATTCCAGGACTTCAAGACCTACCAAGGAGACAAATACCATGAGGACAAGAACACCATG GGCTTCATCAACCTCGGTGTCAGTGAGAACAAGCTGTGCACTGATCTGATGACCGAAAGG TTGAGTCGGAGTGACATGAACCACCTTGAGGATGCCCTGCTGCAATATTCTGACCAGAGAGGGCAACCATT CCTGCGGGAAGAAGTGGCCCGCTTCTTGACCTGCTATTGCAAGTCACCTGCCCGCCTTGATCCGGAAAAC GTGGTTGTTCTAAGTGGCTGCTGCTCTGTCTTCTCCGCGCTGGCCACGGTTCTGTGTGATCCAGGTG AGGCCTTGctgacccccacccccttctttgGTGGCCTCGTCGTGGGTTCCTACCTGTATTCGAAAGTTGAGCTGTTGCCTGTCCACCTGGACAGTGAG ATCACTGATGGGAGCGCCCGTCCATTCCAGCTCACTGTGGACAAGTTGGAGCAGGCCCTGCTTGAGGCCACGCTTAAG GGGAAAAAGGTCAGAGGCCTTTTGCTAATCAATCCTCAGAATCCCCTGGGAGATGTCTACTCTAGAGACTCACTGGAGGAATACCTGGAATTTGCCAAGAG GTACAACCTACATGTGATCATAGATGAGATATACATGCTGTCTGTGTTTGATGACTCCGTCACCTTCCACAGTGTTCTGAGCATGGAAAG TTTGCCTGACCCCAACAGAACCCACGTGATCTGGGGCACCAGTAAG GATTTTGGCATCTCTGGCTTCCGCTTTGGTGCTCTGTACACCCACAACAAGGAGGTGGTCTCCGCTGTGAGCTGTTTTGGCTTCCTCAGTGGCATCTCTGGGATCACCCAGTACAAGCTGTGTCGGCTGCTCCAGGACAGAG aATGGATTGACAAAGTGTACCTGCCCACTAATCACTCTCGGCTGAAGGCAGCTCACAGGTACATCACCAACAAGTTGAAGGCGTTGAAGATCCCCTTTCTCAATCGTGGTTCAGGCCTCTATGTCTGGATGAACTTGAAAGAG TACCTGCAACCATGTACCTTTGAGGAAGAGCTGCTCCTCCATCACCGTTTCTTGGGCAACAAGCTGATACTGTCCCCTGGCAAGACCTACATGTGTAAGGAGCCTGGCTGGTTCCGCCTCGTCTTTTCGGATAAGCCCCTCCCGTTAAAACTTG CCATGCATCGGTTCTATGAGGTGCTCGCGGAGCAGAAGCGGGATCTGAGAGTGAAGCAACTGGAGGATCCGCAGAAGGAGTAA